The Aspergillus nidulans FGSC A4 chromosome VII nucleotide sequence TGTTGTGACTTCCATGATGCTGGTTCCGAAGCATTAGGGGGTCCGTATGTCGCCGGTGATGTATGATCCTCTACTGACTCAGAACAAAAGGAACAGAATAGCCTGCAGGAAGTTGTATTTACATTGTATAAAGCCCAGCATTTTCTCTCAAATCTACCCGAATGTGAGGCGATGACAAAATCAATGCAGACATGGACACTACATGGTCCAATAAAGCGAGCCCTTTCAACTAGTTTCAGCATAAATTGACCTTTCAGGTAAACGGCGCAAGGGGGTataaaaaagaaataaaaagtTGAGGAATTGAACCACTGGCGGGATTCGAACCCGCGATCTTGAGATTAGAAGTCACACGCCTTACCACTAGGCCACAGCGGCGATAGGTTTCCGGTCGAAAAGAAGTCATGGACTATATCGCACGTCCAATAGGAACTGCAAATCCAATAAAAATTGAGGAGTCGAACCACTGGCGGGATTCGAACCCGCGATCTTGAGATTAGAAGTCACACGCCTTACCACTAGGCCACAGCGGCGGTCGCTGTTAAACATGAACTTATTTGCATTTATATTCAGTAAATTTGCCTGCCATTACGAAGCCTTCCACACCATGTGCCCTAGGTCAAGCCACACCAGCAATGCTCTCTGTGGACAGTATAAGGGAGAATGTAGTAGAGTACCTAGGCTATTATAGCTGGTTCTATGCTCTAGTTGGGTGTTGGCGTTGCTGATATGTCCCAGGCTACAGGCGGCATGTAGCCCATGGGGCCGacgatatatatatatagttctcACTTTCAGCCCTTTGGCTTTCCGCTTCTACTAGGGAAGAGCAACTCTCGCTAGTAGCACATTCGGCAGCTTAACAGTTTGTGGCTCTCATGGTCAAGGCTGTTCGTCTTCGCCTCTGTCCACAGGGCCAATAGTCCATAGCCCGAAGAATCTGAAGGAATTTTTGCCAATATTTCGCTCATCTGCGACACTCTTTCGCATATTTCTAGCAAGTCGCATACAGGAGATACATCCTCCCCAACCAGTCGGGTCGATTTGGTATTCCTAGCTTCACCATATCTGATGTTGTTAGTGATGTCGCATATTGACCCGTGTGCTTGACGGCCGGGCACCGTGACAAAGCGAATGATTTATCGTCATGGGCCGACCTTCTCCCTACCCATGGCAGCGGGAAGAAGGACGAAaagaatgaaaagaagaaatacaGTGCATTGGCTAATAACGGCTGCCTCGGAGCATATATGCCAAGCAAGTCCACATGTCAATCTGCGGTAAACTGGAGTCAAAACGTCGAAGCATACAGAGCACAGACTCCCAAGAATAATCCAGTGGTCACTATACACTTCCATCACCCGTGAAAAAATCCACCACCTTATTCATAAAAGTCCGCCTTTTCAATGCATCAATATCGTCGACATAGAACCGACGGCCAGCATCGAGATCGATATCCTTCGCCCTGACCCAGAGCGGCCCCCGATAGTAGATTTTGGCCGCGATATATAGCACCACGATTGCCACGATGGAAACGTAATTGGCGAAGAAGGTTTTGGCAGAGCTTGGCTCACCAAGCGGCCAAACAGCTAGATAAAACTCAACGATAACCAGCAGGATACACCAAACGAGGCCGTATATCGATCCCCAGGGCCACGTCCAGGTCTTCCAGGGGAGGGAACTTAAGAGCGGCCCTGGGCCTTCCAGGCGGCGCGGAAGCGGATGTGACATACAAAGATCATCCCCCACAGGTACAGGGTGCAAAGAGAGGTGAGGCTAGAAAACCAACCAAAGACGGTAGCTCCGGAGTTGCTGACGTTGAGGTAGCACAGCCCTCCGCCGACGAGGAAAGTTAGGGCTACGGCGTAGTAAGGACGTCCCTGCTTGTCACATTTCTGGAGGAAGCTGGGCGCCATACCAATCTCGGCGAGGCCGACAAGGGTCCGCGTGGCGCCATAGGCCTGCGCATTGCCGCAAGAGAGGacggagatgaagatgacggcgTTCATGGCATGGGCAAGGCCCGGTAGGCCGGCGTCGCGAAACGCGATAACAAAGGGACTGGCGTTGACGCCGTCACCGCCGAAAAGATTCCCGTTTGTCGGAGATACAGTGATGCTGACAATCAAGGCGCCTAGGATgtagaagagggagaggcggagCCAGATGGCGTTGACAGCTCTGGGGACGGCCTTAAGCGGGCTGCGTGCCTCGGCAGCAACGAGACCACCCATTTCGGAGCCAGACATGGCGAAAATACATGTTCCCATGACAGACAGGAAGCCCTTGAAGCCATGTGTAAAGGGCATGGAGTTCCAGTACTCAAAGCCCGTGGTCTTATGGTTGGGGGCGCCACCAGCGCTTATGATGATGCCGCAGATGATCACGACAATGATCCAGAGGAGCTTGACTGTGGACATGATGGCCTCCGCTTCACCGAATACGCGCACAGCACAGACGTTTATGACAAAGATTGTCACAAGGAAGATGGACAGCCATGCGGCGGTGGGCACGGTGTCGTCCCAGAACCGGAGCACAGTGACGATGGCCTGCAGCTCGTTGGCGAGCGTGATCGAGCCCGAGAACCAGTACGCCCAGCCGACAGTGAGTGCTACAGCGTGGTCAATAAACTTGCGAGACCACTGAGGAAAGGCGCTCGGGACGGGATATAGGACTGCCAGTTCACCCACGGCCTGGTTGAGTAACCACGCGATGGAGCCCGCTATCCAGTAGCCCAGGAAAATAGCTGCTGGACCACCAGAGGCAAGCGATGTGCCGGACCCCAACCAGAGACCCATCCCAATAGACGAGCCGATGGAGAACATGAGGAGATGGCGCGTCTCCAGGGTACGACTGAGCCCGGAGTCGGCTCCATGGTCATGCGCCTGGTAGTCGACCACCTGGCCGACCTCACTGTCCGCCGCCACAGTCGCGGCCGCCTTTTCTTGCACTGACTTTGCCATGACTGGATGCTAGAAGAGCTGGAAAACGCTGGAATGACGAGGAGTCGCCGGGAGATGGATGAGTAGATATGACAAGAGGAGCCCAGGCCTATAATAAGAGGGTTTTCCAATGGACGACCACTGCATACGAAGAGAGATAAGCTGCGCACTATACCGGGAAGAGCGTTGTCCTTACTCGTGGGATATGATAGAATACGCCACCGTAGCGTTCGAGAGCCTTGGTGAACCCGCTGTCAGACGATAAGTCCACGAAATACACACAACTAATTACCCGGAGCAGGACCATAGACAAACGCCACGCCGATAACAGATTAACAGATTCAAGTACCCGTGACGTGAGAACTGTTGATCCCAACTGTTGATCCCTTGGTTGAGCCCACAGATATGCATTTGTTGCGCGGCAGTAACTGCAGTGGCAGCTGAGAGCCCTAATGCTGCTATTGCCAGCAGATTTTCCCGCCATGCAATGCCGCTTGAAGTATGTATACAATATCGACCACAAGCTCTCGGCCATGGCAACTTGGCTTTCTTGACAGGCACTAAGAAACATATCGCAGGGCCTCATACACAGCCAATCAGGTAGAGGACGCAGTTGCAGTGACTGCGGTTCTTATCAATACTAGCTCTCGCAGGATGTCGGTCACCCCGACACGCTGATAACGAGGGATCAGCTAGCGCCACCATAGAACAGCACCTCACGGGCTATCTATCTAACAATGGGGGTCATATCCGCCGCACAGAGTGTCAGCAAGCGGATTGGTGGCCAAATCAGCCGGCTTATCGTGAGAACTCCTCCCAAAAACATACTCTGCCGATGAAGCAGACATGTTTCCGCACAACTGCTCATTTAACGGAAGTCGATGGCACGAGCGGCACGAGCTGGAGCCTTCCTCTGCTAGAGACATTTGCCTCGTTTCGTAAATCAAGGATTAGAAGTGCCTAAAGTCTAGCAACAAAACCGAAATGACGACTTCAGATCCCACCGTCACCGGAGAGACCACCTATGACGTTGTGATTGTCGGCGGAGGCCCAGTCGGTCTGCTTCTAGCGTACCAGCTCAAAAAGTTCGGCATTTCAGTGTGTGTGCTCGAACAGCACAAGAAGGAGACGCAGGATGCATATGGGCGAGCTATCGCCCTGTTTCCGCGTACTTTGGAGCAGCTAGATCAGCTCGGGGCCGTTGAGCCGATGCTACAGCTGGGGTTTGCTTGTAGGAATAGCGTCACATATAAGAACGGGGAGAGAATGTGAGTTGTTCCTTCATTCTATCACTGGCGATGGACGGGAAAGAAGCGGAGCTGATATGATGGATTTAGCATCCCAGGCCGGGTCTGGACGTTCATGGAGAACATCAAAGATACGACGTTCGACTTTACACTCGTCTTGCGACAGATGTATACGGAGGAAATCCTCAGGGAGAAACTGAAATCCGTTGGAGTGAGTTATTACCAAGGAATGGAGTGCGTTGGGTTCGATTGCGATCCAAATAAGGCGCCCGATGGATTCCCAATGACATCTACATATCAAAATGCTGTGACAGGGGAGACGTTTTATCTGAAGAGGTAGGAGCATTCTGGCCTGCGACTATGTTATTAAATTGGTTTGAACCGGTCATAAGAAAAAGCACATCGCTAAGCCATGACAGCAAATACCTCATCGGCGCAGACGGAGGGCGCAGTTTCGTCCGCCGACATGCAGGGATACCCTTTGAGGGTGACATTTCCGAGGATAGATGGATCCGAATTGATGGAATCGTCGAGACGGACATGCCTATTACTCGCGCTTATGGGTGAGTTGCTGCGCTGAGGCGTGCCTATCTGCCTAACCGTACCTCGATCACGACTGACACCCAGCCCTGCGTCCTACGTACAGCGCAATTGAAAGCGAAACACACGGTAACGTCCTCTGGGCACCTCTCGACCACGGCGCTATAAGGATCGGGTATGCATACAGCGCGGAGATTGCAGCAAAGTATCCGAACGGCGTGACGCAGGAAGTCGCAGTACAAGAAGCAATCGAAGCCATGAAACCTTTCAAAGTCTCGTTCAGAGAAGTCCACTGGTGGACTCTGTATACAATCGGGCAGCGCATCGCGAAGACCTT carries:
- a CDS encoding uncharacterized protein (transcript_id=CADANIAT00008745); the encoded protein is MTTSDPTVTGETTYDVVIVGGGPVGLLLAYQLKKFGISVCVLEQHKKETQDAYGRAIALFPRTLEQLDQLGAVEPMLQLGFACRNSVTYKNGERIIPGRVWTFMENIKDTTFDFTLVLRQMYTEEILREKLKSVGVSYYQGMECVGFDCDPNKAPDGFPMTSTYQNAVTGETFYLKRKSTSLSHDSKYLIGADGGRSFVRRHAGIPFEGDISEDRWIRIDGIVETDMPITRAYGAIESETHGNVLWAPLDHGAIRIGYAYSAEIAAKYPNGVTQEVAVQEAIEAMKPFKVSFREVHWWTLYTIGQRIAKTFATANNHVFLCGDAAHTHSSGAAQGLNTGIHDAVNLGWKLALHIRGLTKPEVLETYTAERLTTVQRLIDYDKDIATLMSSKWPAWYTGDPNADPHLVLGQIFDEAAAFNTGLGISYPANVLNDLGSVSYTNNSSQCVLAPGSRPPDVDLKMPATNQLVRLQKITPNNAQFWVIIFAGNNSPSIQETLGALQRYLRDTAPELISHKSIRWLTITTAVGCSPYEALGMDPLGDAYFDAAKPLAHGRLGVDMEEGAAVILRPDGLVGATASAYGEGHTQYPWLAIL
- a CDS encoding uncharacterized protein (transcript_id=CADANIAT00008744); the protein is MAKSVQEKAAATVAADSEVGQVVDYQAHDHGADSGLSRTLETRHLLMFSIGSSIGMGLWLGSGTSLASGGPAAIFLGYWIAGSIAWLLNQAVGELAVLYPVPSAFPQWSRKFIDHAVALTVGWAYWFSGSITLANELQAIVTVLRFWDDTVPTAAWLSIFLVTIFVINVCAVRVFGEAEAIMSTVKLLWIIVVIICGIIISAGGAPNHKTTGFEYWNSMPFTHGFKGFLSVMGTCIFAMSGSEMGGLVAAEARSPLKAVPRAVNAIWLRLSLFYILGALIVSITVSPTNGNLFGGDGVNASPFVIAFRDAGLPGLAHAMNAVIFISVLSCGNAQAYGATRTLVGLAEIGMAPSFLQKCDKQGRPYYAVALTFLVGGGLCYLNVSNSGATVFAVWPLGEPSSAKTFFANYVSIVAIVVLYIAAKIYYRGPLWVRAKDIDLDAGRRFYVDDIDALKRRTFMNKVVDFFTGDGSV